A window of Malania oleifera isolate guangnan ecotype guangnan chromosome 2, ASM2987363v1, whole genome shotgun sequence genomic DNA:
GCCAAATATAGGAGCTCTAAAACAATCTCAGTGCTAAAAAAATCTAATCTCCTTGTCCTGCTAAACACATCCAGAGCTCTCATTCCCTCAGCAGACACTCCATTTTCTGAAAAATCAATCTTTTTCCTCTTCGATTCTGCAAAGTTACCACACAGCATCGCTTTGAAGGGGCTTGAGAGAGCAGCAATTTTATCTCGAACACAATTTATCTCCTCATCCTCAATGCAAAAACAAACATCACTCTCGACCTCCGGGGCCAGACCCTCATCCCCGATAGAGACGCCCAAATGGGTCGCCACCCGAGGGCTCTGGCAACATTGACATCGATCATTGACTGAATTTGGGTCATACCCAGGTAACAGGGCAGCCCGGGGACATTCAAGAACGTAGCCGCTACAAACCATGGATGAAGAACTTGAACCCCCATGCTCATGTTCCCTCCTCTCGAACCCTAACCACGCGGAAAGCACAACCTTCGAGAGCACATCCGCCGCGTGCTGGCGCGCGGACTGTAGGCACCGGCGGAGAAGCTTCGGGTCACGGAGGCTGTACAAGAACGCGTACTGCTCGAGGTATATCGCAGACTTCTCGGGTCCAGAGCAGGCCTCGAGCCGATGGTAGAGGTCGGCTAGGGTTTCAACAAAATTGACGGGTTTGAGTTGGGGCTCCATAGGGGGTTCCATGCGACCTGCTGTAGGGAGTCCACAAGGAAAAAGAGTTTCACTCGACGCGATCGAATTGTTCCCGAGATCGTCTTGGCGGGAACTGCAGCTGCGGCGACGGTAGCGGTTAAGCTTGCCGCCGTTGGAACCGCCGCCGCCATCGACGGCCGAGGAGGCGGTGTCTGAGGAATTCAAGGCGTGAACTTGAGCGCCCTTGCACCGGTCCAAGAGCTTGAAACCGCGCATTGAATCGATTGAAATTCTAGATTTTCGATTCCCAAACGTGAACTTCAAATTGCTCTGCGCTAAAGAAGAGTAAAGCAGAATATGGATGGAACGGAGATTATCAAATTAATAGACGAGTGAAAGACGCGGTTGAGATACTGCTAGCAACCCACAAATGCTAATTGACACGAAAGCACCGCCATGAGAGGTACAGCGGACGAGAGAGTGACGGTACTCACAGTACTACCGTGGTATGTTCTCCGGAAAATCTAGATTCCTGAGCAAATTTTCTTCAGATTTTCAAGGCATCCAAACGCTGATAACGGAGATTATTTTCCGGTGACCGGCAGAGGATTGGACACAAAGACACTGGGCTCCGAAATGGCTGTCTTCCACGAGAAAAGACAGCATGATTAGTTGGCACGTGACAGGCACACTTTTGGGGGTCCGGGCACGTGATAGAGACATGCGcgtttggaatttttttttttttttttttgggtagtggAAAATTGAGTAAGAATAGGCTGTAATGGGTATAATACAACTAAGCAAAGCAATTTAAAGCACAATCCTCTTTGATTGTCTTCAATCCTTATCACATACCtccaaatttaatatttaaaattgaatatatgaaatttgttcctctaataataaagataaggactttaatttttttttttttaaatgagctATTTAATTTCAAGAGCGGTGACGCTATTATTTAGAGccattacaataataataataataataataagagactTTCATTATGTACTTCAACTTGATTGACTCCTCGTCCttctaaaaaaatttttttatgtCAAGACATTAAATTagtaaaattgaaaaagaaaaaaaaaagtgtaaataGACTTCATTATAACACTATGTTTTTTCACACATTGATGAAATACATAATTACTTTTACGGGGAAATAAGTATAATATGTATCAATATGATAGAGTAAAAGACGATAATCTCTAAAGAGGTATGGTAAAAAGACATGAATATCTttggagattttaaattttttatttcaaaagaTACAAACTTCCTCTCGTGCTTAACAAAATAGGAATATTAGTGTAAAAATTAAATATCATGAAGAATGTATACGATTAATtgttatgaaaattttgaatttttacgtcaaatataaaaaattaaaaaaaaatctattttctTTCACTTTAggtctttttaaaaaattaacttctTCCTTATTTTATTAGATTGGATTTGAAGCAATCCAATAAGTAATGAATTCTTGGTTATTCGGCGATGGATCCTATCCCAGTGCTTTTTAATTCAACACACAACATGCACTTTGAGAAGCAAtggtaataacaataatgaaaaaaataatatgcaaGTGTCAAACCAATCATATAGACATGTAAAAGGGGATATTAAAAAAACAAGTAATTAAGAGTTAGGCAAAGCAGTAGGTTTCAGTTTGCTTAAACTATAAttaacacatatatataaaataagatgGTCTTTTGAGTTTCATGACCATTTATTTACATTTGGACGGCCAAATTAttcaatttttatattattgatcTCATAATAGCAAACccttttatttataaataaatattaaaaaattacttgGAGAGATataggaaaaaaataattaaacaaaggcttaatttctgaaaaaaaaaaaaaaaaaacacacacacacacacacactattaagtctttcaaaatttagttgatttatttattcctttTCTACATCCAAAACAGAAAACTTGCATTTAAAGTGAAATAATTATAAGCTCAAAATTTCCCTAATGCATATCCAGTATGAGATCATGACATGCTTTCTCGTCCAATCTCTGACGCATTACTCAAAATAATCACTTGTAAAAAATCCACTCACATGATACTACTTTCAAGAAATGTAATAAGTATTGTTTGCTTTGGTCCACTAGCCTCACGGTTTTGTTGTATAAAAAATACCTCACATAATTAGAGTAAGAACCAATCTTATACTGCCGTGATATCCTTAGTAAACATTTGATGTTGAAACTGACAGAAAACCTATTTACAATTTATATTTGACTGATTAaatttatcaatatatatatacacagctCCCTCCAGGCTGTAGCAaactttttatttataattaaataattaaaaattctaCTTGAAGCGGTACTCAAAAAAATAATCAGAAGTTGGagatatatttacatattatatTCACTACTTGCAAgaagccaaaaacaaataaatacaaaagAAACAGATCAGATATGAGGTGGGTAAGCGAGCGGGGGCAGAATCTGAACATGTGAGTAGAACACTCATGTGACCATTCTGAACCCTGTTTTCAAAATGCTCGTTGTTTTTGGTGGACATGTGGGGGAAAGAGGAGCTGTGATCAGAAATCAAGGACAGACCAGTATACCCCATTAGACAATGGAATGGTCTAAATGGATAAATTGTTGGATGGAAGTGTAATAAtagtttaaaacatttttcatgTCTAAACAATGCAAGAGTTGTATGTacaaagtgaaaggaattttaaaaaacattttttgtacctgaatttttgaaagaaattttttattactgcaaaattttctttcctgACATGCTTGGTGCACAATCCTAAATCATCGAACTAAAACTGCAATGATCTAAAAACAAAGATTTCCAATGATCAGTGATAACCAAAAACAGAAGTCGGAACAAATTTAAGAAAAGATCATGGCCAAAAATGCATTTGAACGAATGCATCACCTGTAAAACGACACGTTGTGCAGCAAGCCACCAATCAGAGCACCCGATGTTGTAAGTTTTCTGATTCCTTTCTTGAATTTCATTCCTGTATTGACTCTACTATAGAAATTAAGCATAATGTCCATTcttcaaatgaaaacataaaCCTATCAAAAAATTTCTGGTCAGGTTTATACAGGAAAACCCATCAGACGGTCATTGTTTAAACATATCAACCCATGGACGTTTTCTGAATGGGGCACGATAATTTTAACCAGGGAATGGGAAAAAAATGGGGGAGGGGGTGGTCAGGGAAGAGTAACAGGAAATCAGGAATAATGTATCAGGAACTTCAGGAAGGCTCTGTAACTCGTATAGGTCCTCATTGGCAGAATAGTCAAGactgtccaagaatgttttgaacAGGGTGATTTCAGAATATTTGCATACCCATCACTCTATTTGAACTGTCATAGATTCTTAgaaaagctaagaaaaaaataaagaaaataataataaggttggtgcaggaagaaaaaaaattaattgtgaAATAAGAGGTATTGAAACTTGAAGTTTATTCCAAGTACTTGAGCCTCTAAAAGGGCAGACCCAAGTAGGTTCCTGGTACAGGAGATAAACTGAATGCAACAGGAACATACCTCAAGCATGCACATATTGTCTTTCTAGTTACAACACACTGATTATCCTTGCAGCATTAACCATATATACAAGTGTTTTTTGAGTTTTGAGCCCAAGAGCCTGTGCCCATTATATATTTTGTTGCATCTGAAGCTGATCTCCCCAACACTTCCAAGCCATCCAAACTTTCAAAAACTCTCAAGGAGGGGGGTGTAGGAGATTGTTCACGCTACTGCATACTTGCAATTCTGGATTGATATCATCAATGCTGTTCAAACCATTTTTATGTGCTTCTTATGTACATCTATACAGAAGAAAAGTACAGCTGAATTTGCTGCGGAGGGGATACTAGAAGCAAATCTACAGAACAGCATCTAAAATGACAAATTTCCACCAGTGTTGCTCAAAGCATTTTAATGATCCAAAGGTTATACTTCTTTACGTACACATATACAAGACAAGGTCCAATTAGACCTGCATTTGAGAGGCACTTGCAAAGCTTGAGATAGGTATCCACAGTCCCGGAATGCTGGATTCTTTTCCTTAGTCCTTGCAGTACAGCTAACCTGTCCACATACTCAGGGCACAGACCAGAATTTAGCATTTTGATTAATGTTTCTGAAGCATCATCAAAATGCCCTCCCTTGATATAGCCTCTCAGCAACCATGAGAAAGTCTTCTTCTTACGCACAGAGCTCGTGACCTCCATCACAGTAAGCAATCGTGAAATGGCAGGAGCCTCTTTTTGGGAAGCACAGATTGCTAAAACAATGTCATAAAGATCTTTGTCGGCCTCTTTACCCACAAGTTTCATTTGCCACAACTGTCTTTCAGCTTCAAGTCCACGTCCAGCACAAATATACATGGCAAGAAGCCTCTCGTGTACCACGCCATACGTTGAAGGACTTCCCTCTTGAATCACCCAATTGGAGAGGCACACCCCATCGGCTAGAAGATCTGACTGATACAACTCAATAAGCTCAACATTATCTACGTCAAGTTCAGCTACCAAACCAGCCTTCATGAAACCTTTTAACTTGCGCAAAGCTTTGGCTAATTCATTAAGCTCTTTAACAACAGCTGTCATTGCAATGAGGTAGCTGTAGATCTCTGGTTTCAGGCCAGATTCACGAAGATGCATCACCAGTTTGACTGCATCTCTGTAGTCCCCTTCCGCCTGACAGAACATTAAATGGTCATCAAACTAATACTCACTCATAACATATGCAAAGCTAATATAGGTTCAAGTCCTCAAAAATTTAATGACATACATTCACCATCCCATATACTGAAGATACAAACCAACCATTCAAAGTAAAGACAGTAGTCCACAAATCAAGCCAGCCAGTTCGCTACAAGTCAAACCTGAGTTCATTTATTTCAATATGATAGATAAAGCCCATGGACAGCATTTCTAGCAGCATAACTCGTTTCAATTTATCTATATTCTTGATCTTGTTGTAAATTCAATTCAAGTCTATGTTAAAAGCTTGGCCAATGCAAAAATATGTAATACCtaacaaaagaaaattttcaagcaTGAACACACTCATGGCAATTGGTTAGTTGTTGTTTGGTGTTAGTAGTGGTCATTGGTCACCTTCTTGGGGCAGTGGCAGTGCTCACAATatgtgtctttctttctttttttcttgtgtgtgaggctgtggcagtgttgctttcttggggctgcatctGAGGTTGTTGGTGATTTGTTCATGGTAGTTTTGGTGGTTCACCTCTCTAATTGTTCCAGTGCTGAGAATTGCTTACTTGGGGCTGCGtgtgagtttcttggtgctatgGCAGCCTTGTATCGATTTAACTGTGGcttgttcatggtgggtcacctttTTCATGGTTGTTTTGTTCCAGCAATTAATCTTATGATCATTGGTTTGattttgtgaatgttgggatggcgtttgcaaatcccaaaagtatgattCCTTCTTTAGTCAATTGTTTGAGTGAACTGAGTATCATGACTATATTAGAGtagtattcaaggtttctacagtatcaattgtctcaacaagcatcttatcacattgcttcTTTTGCCTAGAAAGGTAGTCCTACAGTCTGCATGTCATCTGAtatccttcctactagtccttggatTATCGATCTGCTACCACTGACCATATAGTAGGTGCAAACAACTTCTTTTCGAatctccaatatcctaaaaattTCCCTCAAGTTGCCCTtgttgatgggtccactattgctgttaaggggataggaacagtgCATCCTACTACTTCTATGTCTCTTTCTTCTGCTTTATACATTCataaatctcctttcaatcttatgtcagtctgtggttattcaggatctgAAGACAGGAAAGGCAATTGGCACAAGACGtgaggcttgtggactttacTTCTTTCAGTTgccttctccacccattgcctGCACAGTCGCAGCTACGCCATTTCAAATCCATTTTCGCCTTGGTCAtccgtccttggacaagttgaaatagCTAGTTCCAACATTGAGTTCTGGGTCTAATCTTGAgggtgagtcttgtcaattgggcaagCACCATCGTGTTCCCTTACCTCTCCGGGTTGACAAAtgggtggttagtcctttcatgctagtccatcCCGATATTTGGAGTCCTAGTCGTGtgacatcaaagttggggtttcgatAATTTGTTACATTTGATGATGAcaactctaggatgacttggttatatttaatgaaagatcgttccaagttgtttgatatctttcgTGCTTTCTAttcccaaataaagactcaatttgatatgccaaTAAGGATACTCTGTAGTGATAATGTTAAGGAGTACttcaacacccaattcattaCTTATATGACTAACTCTAGTATAATCCATCACAAAATGGAGTTTCAGAgcaaaaaacaaacatattcttgaaatcactcgtaccctattgtatcaaatgaatgtccccaaagtcttttggagtgatgttgtgctcacagcttgctcccgcattaataaaatgccatcctctgtccttggtggtaaaatcccatattcagttatctttcctaaggctcctttgttctcccttcctccttgaATATTTGGTTGTGTCCTTTTTCCATCAGTTATCTCTAGGAATGGGTAAGTTGGATCCtggtgctatcaaatgtatttttctaggctattcttatactcaaaagggatattgatgttata
This region includes:
- the LOC131148850 gene encoding pentatricopeptide repeat-containing protein At2g30100, chloroplastic — translated: MASVHPLAHLTDLAFTSYSSSSSSSSSSSSRRHLSLLPENFPLKSCSRISIRLQNCPNPSFVAPKRSKIREFRLFNSIELERFLTSSDEEEMSEEFFEAIEELERMTREPSDVLEEMNHRLSARELQLVLVYFSQEGRDSWCALEVFEWLRKENRADKETIELMVSIMCSWVKKLIEGGNAVGDVVDLLVDMDCVGLKPSFSMLEKVISLYWDLGEKEGAVSFVKEVLKRGIAYSEDDSDGHKGGPTGYLAWKMMAEGDYRDAVKLVMHLRESGLKPEIYSYLIAMTAVVKELNELAKALRKLKGFMKAGLVAELDVDNVELIELYQSDLLADGVCLSNWVIQEGSPSTYGVVHERLLAMYICAGRGLEAERQLWQMKLVGKEADKDLYDIVLAICASQKEAPAISRLLTVMEVTSSVRKKKTFSWLLRGYIKGGHFDDASETLIKMLNSGLCPEYVDRLAVLQGLRKRIQHSGTVDTYLKLCKCLSNAGLIGPCLVYVYVKKYNLWIIKML